Proteins from a genomic interval of Drosophila willistoni isolate 14030-0811.24 chromosome 2L unlocalized genomic scaffold, UCI_dwil_1.1 Seg139, whole genome shotgun sequence:
- the LOC6638421 gene encoding uncharacterized protein LOC6638421 isoform X2: protein MLDGASGFVSSVFGLPAWGPAANRGPIGGPSWNGGPDQSTDNIILHSKPNWRY, encoded by the exons ATGCTTGATGGAGCCTCCGGTtttg TCAGCAGTG TGTTTGGATTACCCGCATGGGGACCAGCAGCTAATAGGGGTCCCATTGGTGGACCCTCTTGGAATGGTGGACCCGATCAATCGACCGATAACATAATTCTACACTCAAAACCCAATTGGCGCTATTAG
- the LOC6638421 gene encoding uncharacterized protein LOC6638421 isoform X1, which translates to MLHSQYIGVLLLWLCVTLVSSVFGLPAWGPAANRGPIGGPSWNGGPDQSTDNIILHSKPNWRY; encoded by the exons ATGCTTCATTCGCAATATATTGGTgtcttgttgttgtggctCTGTGTCACCTTAGTCAGCAGTG TGTTTGGATTACCCGCATGGGGACCAGCAGCTAATAGGGGTCCCATTGGTGGACCCTCTTGGAATGGTGGACCCGATCAATCGACCGATAACATAATTCTACACTCAAAACCCAATTGGCGCTATTAG
- the LOC6638420 gene encoding uncharacterized protein LOC6638420: MGLSGTLIILGLIASGIYAQNPEVQIGGGGGIIQQKDGSTYLANEAGQIFRRPDGKIVLIGANGQQLVTDSDDSDEDDDDDSHSSHSSSEFNNVVINGGDGGGTSFYQTGGKSYMFVTAQENSYINSNGHSLKVINGGLQLEEGGKQYTFLPRAADVNQKETVDINGKPATVEYSGGNVIIELADKTLIAKLGNRIFVGDRDGFNNRDKLESEINQQARLARENAVRLQQQISLQISQTMEKIQRDLQQSLGKLGL; encoded by the exons atgggattGAGTGGCACTCTGATAATATTAGGGCTGATTGCCAGCGGCATTTAtg CGCAAAACCCTGAAGTGCAGATTGGAGGAGGTGGCGGCATAATCCAACAAAAAGATGGCTCAACCTATTTGGCCAACGAAGCCGGACAGATCTTTAGACGTCCTGATGGTAAGATTGTTTTGATTGGTGCCAATGGGCAACAACTTGTCACCGATAGTGATGACAGCGATgaggatgacgatgatgacaGCCATTCTAGCCATTCTAGTTCTGAGTTTAACAATGTTGTCATTAATGGCGGCGACGGCGGTGGTACCAGCTTCTATCAGACCGGAGGCAAAAGCTATATGTTTGTAACGGCTCAAGAGAATTCCTATATCAATAGTAATGGACATTCTCTGAAAGTAATCAATGGTGGGCTTCAGTTGGAGGAGGGTGGCAAACAATATACATTCTTGCCCCGTGCTGCCGATGTCAATCAAAAGGAAACTGTGGATATTAATGGAAAACCAGCAACTGTTGAATATAGCGGTGGTAATGTGATTATAGAACTTGCCGATAAAACCTTAATCGCCAAATTGGGTAATCGTATCTTTGTGGGTGATCGTGATGGTTTTAATAATCGCGATAAATTGGAATCAGAAATTAATCAACAGGCTCGATTGGCTCGGGAAAATGCTGTGCGtttgcaacaacaaatatcGTTGCAGATAAGCCAAACTATGGAGAAAATTCAACGCGATCTTCAGCAAAGTTTGGGAAAATTAGGCCTTTGA